The window agacactgatttattgttccactattcgtgcattctttggttgatacTTGTATGCGATCTAACggacaaccttggcgtattgggacgacactctaaccagctgagctacctggccagagcctaGACCTTTCTGGTGGAAAGGGGCTGAGCTCTAAGACCCCAGACTCAGGAGCCATGACTAGGCCAGGATATTGTTTCTATGATCCCTTCGGGTATATTCCGCCATTTGACCTTTGGAGAAACAGTCTCCATCCCACCAGCACATCTGAGGTTGGCACTGGTTTAACCCCTTCCCTCCCAGAGTCAACACTGGCAGGGGCCTGCATGCTGCTTCCTGCTGGGGAGCCTGGGGATTTGAGGCTTGATGAGCCGGATGCCTCCCCAGTCCTCCTCCAGCTTGATGTCCCCCTGCTGCAGGGCCTGCTGGATGGCGTTGGCAAGTGTCTGGAAAGCCTGGTCCACATTGCAGTTCTTTTTGGCTGAGGTTTCCATGAAGGCCATGCCCAGGGAGGCAGCcagctcctctgcctcctgggccgAGACACAGCGGGTGCTCTCCAGGTCACTCTTGtggcccaggagcaggaagaCTGCCTTGTCCGGGCCCTGAGtggccatgacctcctggtgccagTCTGGGATGTGTTCAAAGGACTTCCTGTTTGTCACATCGAAAACCAGCAGGACACCCACCACATTCCGGTAAAAAGACCTGGTCATGCACCTGATGGGATTGAGGAGTAAGGAGTAAATGGGGAGAGCCCTGTACCTACCTTCAAGGCCCCCCCAGAGGCAGGACCTCGCCTGCATCCACTGACTGCccgccccctccttctccccatgACAGCTCATTTCACACGGCCTGTGCTTCGGCTCCTGGACGCCGTCTCTCTCCCAAGAGTGCGCGCCTCCCAGGTAGGGAGTGAGTTTGATGCACAAACTCTCCCGACCATTCCTCCCGCCCTTCCTGGAGGAGGCCGGACGTTTGCCCGACGGAAAGTCCGCTTCCGGTTCTCTGCCTGGCAAACTCCTACGCATCCGTCGAGGCCCACGCAAACCTGTCCTTCTTTCCCATCCCCCGGACCTCACGCTCCGTGCTCCCGTGGGCCCGCTCAGCACCCACATCCTTCATCCCTCCGGGCTTCAGTTAGGGTCCTCCCCCACCCAAGGCCTGCATTCctgacggggtgggggtggggggaggcgcaACAGGTCTCCAGCACCTGGCTCGGGCCGCGCCCACCAGCTGCATTTGTAGGTGGCGGGACTCGAGAGGGAAGGACTGGAGACCCGCACCTCTAACGGGGCCACTGAGGCTGACCCCTCTGAGGGGATCCCCAAACCCGAGGTCCCTCACCTCCTCGTCCCCCGCTTctggcccctcccccgcccaccgcGCACCCAGCACCGCCCTCGCCCGCACCTGAAGCGCTCCTGGCCCGCGGTGTCCCAGAGCTGCAGCTTGACCCACGGGCCCGCCGGCAGCTGCAGCGCGCGGCCGTAGAACTCGACGCCCACGGTGGGCGCCGCCTCCAGCTCCGGCTCGGGCTCCAGGGTCCCGGCCGCGCCCTCCACGAAGCGTCGCAGCAGCGATGTCTTACCCACCGTCGCGTCCCCCAGCACCACGACCCGAAACTGGTAGCggcagcccttcccctccatggCCGAGTCTCGCCTCCAGCCTGTCCCGCGGTCACCGTCCCGCCCCGCCCAGCACCGAGGCCGGGAAGggtggccccgcccccccttcccgccTCCCCCGGGCTCTGAGCGACCCGTCCCCCCGCCAGTGGAGGACTGTGGAGCCCGGGGTGTTACCAGCCCAGGAACCCTGACTCCGGGGAAACTGGCCGGTGAAGAcacctgggcaagtcactgactctgtgagcctcagttttcccctctGTACAATGGGGATAAGAGTAACCCCACGTCACGGATGAAAAGATTAAACGAGATGtcgggaggagggtgggaggagaagtGGGGAGGAGCGACAATCCAGACAGTCCCGCAGGCACTGCCCTGAGCTGCAGTGTTGGATCGGCCACGTCATCCCTGCATCCGTCTGtggggatgtttctctctcggccccaccctcctgctagTTCCCCAGTTGGGCCCCTGCTGCTGGACCCGGAGACACCACTCCAGAAAGTTGATGGGTTATAGATGCTTCTTTCCTGCccccgagggggaggggggaggcggggggcgccCGAGGCGCTTTCTGTAGCCCCACGGACCCTGACCTGAGAGGAGACCTCTCGGAGGAGGTGATGCTGAAACGGTCTCTAAGGACAATGGCAGCTGGGAGGTCAGGGCAGAAGGGCTGCTGAGCAAAGGCAGCGAGGTATGAAACAGCTTGAAAGGCAGTTTGAACCCAGTCCTCCTAGAAGCCTTACCATCAGCACATGTGGGCAGTGCACTGTCAGCATCAGGCTTCTAGAACTTCCTCTCCCTGTGGGCTGGGGTCATGTGCCTGCCTGACTGCTCCCCACACGACACTTGAATCCAGATGTCAGCTGACCTGAGGGCAAGTCgtttcccctccccatccctgctccGCCTTCTGCTAAGTGAGGCAAATCACAGTGCCCACATCACAGGGTAGTTCAGGAAGAACTGTGTAACCTAACAggtaaatatatgcatatttgcattAGACAGATCTGGGTTTAAGTTCCAGTGTGGCCTTAGTCaagttttattcattcattaattcattcacttaGTAATTATTTCAGTAAGTGCTAGCTGTCTTATATACTAGGCATTTATGCTGCACTGAAAATAAAGAGACACAATTCCCGTTCTGGGGGTTCACATTGTATTGgggaagacagacaataaatacatagataATGTGATGACAGGGCGCAATCAGTGCTATAGATACAAACAGGGCAATGGCTTGAAGGGTGACAGCATGTTGTATCAAAATAGGATGATCTggtccagccggcgtggctcagtggttgagtttgacctttgaaccaggagcccagtcagggcacatgcccgggttgcaggctccatcccctgtgtggggtgtgcagtaggcagctgaccaatatttctctctcatcattgatgtttctttccctctctccctctcccttcctctctgaaatcaataaaaatatattttaaaaaatagggtggTTTGAGGTGAGATCTGAACAGACATCAGGGGAAGTGAGAGGGTGCGGGAGTAATGAGGCTTATGTGAAATCCAGGGAGGATAGTTCCAGGCAGGAAGAACAGCAAGAGCAAAGGCCCTAAAGTGGGAGCAGGCAAAGAGTACTccagccctcgccggtttggctcagtggatagagcgtcggcttgtggactgaagggtaatTCACTTAGTAATTATTCCAGCCCAGGCACgtatcctggccctggtcagggtgcatacgggaggcaaccaattgatgtgtctctctctcattgatatttctctctgtctctccctctcccttccactctctctaaaaataagtggaaagccctcaccagtttggctcagtggatagagcattggcctgtggactgaaggatcccaggttcaattccagttaagggcatatgcctaggttgctggcttgatctccagtaggaggcgtgcaggaggcagcccatcgatgattctctctcatcactgatgtttctctcctttcctctctgaaatcaataaaaatatcctacataataaagaggtaatatgcaaattgaccagcacaccctcacacaagaagGCTGCCCCTATGTGGCCAaagatggctgcctccatgtggtcacaagatggccagcaggggagggcagttgggggagaccaggtggggaggaaaggtcagttgtgggggaccaggccggcaggggagggcaattagggatgactaggccggcaggagagggcagttgggggcgatcgggctggcaggggagcagttaggagtcgatcaggctggcaggcagaagcagttaggggcaatcagacaggcatgtaggcgagcagttgggagccagcagtcccagattgtgagagggatcccagattggaaagggtgcaggctgggctgagacacagacacacacacacacacacacacacacacacacacacacacacacaccaccagtgcacgaatttcatgcagcgggcctctagtatctataataataaaagcataatattctaattagaccagacgtccttctggacaaccttccagacgaccttccagacgaagtgggctgcgagggaagcctgggtcccgggtgccagagggaagccagtggaggcagagggggagggaggggggaaggaaggcctactcttgcacgaatttcatgcattgggcctctagtttaaaaaaaaaagtggaaaaatatcctcaggtgaggattaaaaaaaaagagtactcCAAGAGCTGAGAGACTGGGAAGAGGGAACAGAAGGAGGAAGTAAGTGGTGGCGACGATGGTAGAGAGGAGGAGGGCGACGGTGGTAGAGAGGAGGAGGGCGACGGTGGTAGAGAGGAGGAGGGCGACGGTGGTAGAGAGGAGGAGGCTTCATAGGCCAGCCTGGGGACTTCAGCTTTCCCATCAAATGTGCTGAGAAGTCAGTGGTTTGGGGGCAGGCAAATCACATGATCTAAATGTT is drawn from Myotis daubentonii chromosome 3, mMyoDau2.1, whole genome shotgun sequence and contains these coding sequences:
- the RAB42 gene encoding ras-related protein Rab-42 isoform X2, with the protein product MTRSFYRNVVGVLLVFDVTNRKSFEHIPDWHQEVMATQGPDKAVFLLLGHKSDLESTRCVSAQEAEELAASLGMAFMETSAKKNCNVDQAFQTLANAIQQALQQGDIKLEEDWGGIRLIKPQIPRLPSRKQHAGPCQC
- the RAB42 gene encoding ras-related protein Rab-42 isoform X1, with amino-acid sequence MEGKGCRYQFRVVVLGDATVGKTSLLRRFVEGAAGTLEPEPELEAAPTVGVEFYGRALQLPAGPWVKLQLWDTAGQERFRCMTRSFYRNVVGVLLVFDVTNRKSFEHIPDWHQEVMATQGPDKAVFLLLGHKSDLESTRCVSAQEAEELAASLGMAFMETSAKKNCNVDQAFQTLANAIQQALQQGDIKLEEDWGGIRLIKPQIPRLPSRKQHAGPCQC